TCAGTATCAATAATAAAATAGATGCTAATTTCATTAAAATCATATCCATATTGTATCATAAAAAATGGCTAATGGAAACGAGAAACAGAGGAATTTATAGGAAAGTCAGGCTTTTGAGATTGTGGGTGATTTTTGTTATAATGAAAGTTATGAAATCTTATAACACCTTGAATGATTATTATCGAAAACTCTTTGGAGAAAAGACCTTTAAAGTCCCTATTGATGCGGGATTTGACTGTCCCAATCGTGATGGGACTGTGGCTCATGGAGGTTGTACTTTTTGTACGGTTTCAGGTTCTGGAGATGCTATTGTAGCACCAGATGCGCCTATCCGTGAGCAATTTTATAAGGAAATTGACTTTATGCATCGTAAGTGGCCAGATGTTCAGAAGTATCTGGTTTATTTTCAAAATTTTACCAACACCCATGAAAAGGTGGAAGTTATTCGAGAGCGCTATGAACAGGCTATCAACGAGCCAGGTGTGGTAGGAATCAATATCGGAACGCGCCCAGACTGTTTACCAGACGAAACCATTGAATATTTGGCTGAGTTATCGGAGCGCATGCATGTGACGGTAGAATTGGGCTTGCAGACCACTTATGAAGCAACCTCTGACCTGATTAACCGTGCCCATTCCTATGAGTTGTACGTGGAAACGGTCAAGCGTTTGAGAAAGTATCCCAAGATTGAGATTGTTTCCCATCTGATCAATGGACTTCCTGGTGAAACCCATGAGATGATGATTGAAAATGTCCGCCGCTGTGTCACGGATAACGATATTCAAGGGATTAAACTGCATTTGCTTCACCTGATGACCAATACACGTATGCAACGAGATTACCACGAAGGACGCTTGCAGTTGATGAGCCAGGACGAATATGTTAAAGTCATCTGTGATCAACTGGAAATCATTCCCAAGCATATCGTCATCCATCGAATTACAGGAGATGCACCTAGAGATATGC
This portion of the Streptococcus mitis B6 genome encodes:
- a CDS encoding TIGR01212 family radical SAM protein (This family includes YhcC from E. coli K-12, an uncharacterized radical SAM protein.), with protein sequence MKVMKSYNTLNDYYRKLFGEKTFKVPIDAGFDCPNRDGTVAHGGCTFCTVSGSGDAIVAPDAPIREQFYKEIDFMHRKWPDVQKYLVYFQNFTNTHEKVEVIRERYEQAINEPGVVGINIGTRPDCLPDETIEYLAELSERMHVTVELGLQTTYEATSDLINRAHSYELYVETVKRLRKYPKIEIVSHLINGLPGETHEMMIENVRRCVTDNDIQGIKLHLLHLMTNTRMQRDYHEGRLQLMSQDEYVKVICDQLEIIPKHIVIHRITGDAPRDMLIGPMWSLNKWEVLNSIEIEMRRRGSVQGCKAVKQEFENEKTT